The Solidesulfovibrio fructosivorans JJ] DNA segment GGGGTTCCCGCCCCCCCAGTTCCTCCTCCTCCTACTCCGCCGCTTCGGCGGCGGCGCGGCGGCGGTGGCGGATGTATTCGATGATGCCGGGCAGGATGGAGATGAAGATGACGGCGATGATGGCCACGCTGAAGTTGCGTTTGATGAAGGGCAGGTTGCCGAAGAAGTAGCCGACGTAGACGAAGATGCCGACCCAGAGGATTGCGCCGCCGATGCTGTAGGCCAGGAATTTGGCGTAGGTCATGCGGGCGATGCCGGCGACGAAGGGGGAAAAGGTGCGCACGATGGGCACGAACCGGGCCAGGATGACGGTTTTGCCGCCGTGGCGTTCGTAGAAGGCGTGGGCGCGCAGCAGGTATTCCTTTTTGAAGAACCGCGTTTTTTCACGTTCGAACACGGCCGGGCCGACACGGCGGCCGATCCAGTAGTTGACGTTGTCGCCGAGGAAGGCGGCGGTCACGAGCAGGATGAAGATGATGTTGGGGTTGAGGACTCCCGCGCCGCACAGGGCGCCGGTGGCGAACAGCAGGGAGTCGCCGGGCAGGAACGGGGTGACCACGAGCCCTGTCTCGCAAAAAATGATCATGAAAAGGATGAAATAGGTCCAGGTGCCGTAATCGGTGGCGATGATGCTCAAGTGTTTGTCGACATGCAGGACGATGTCGACGAGTTGCAGGAGAAAGTCCATGCGGGCTCCTTGTGGCGTAATGGGAGAGGCCCTTGCATAGGCGGGCGGGGGGCGTTTGGCAAGGGTGCCGCGCCTGCCTGCGCGACGGGGCTTTTCAAGGCCCGGGGCGCGCTGTAGGTTGACCGCCATGCCGCAAAGCGATCCCGCCCATTGTAGCGATGCCGTCCCCGCCGGAACCGGCCGCAGTTTCCGTCTGGTCTGTCCGGCGCGGGACATTCCCTTGGTCGAGGCGCTGTTGGCCGCGACTGGCCATCGTGGCGCGCCGGAGCCTTTTTCGCCCTGCTGCCGGCGCCTTGCGGACGAGCCCACGCCGCTGGGGAGTTCGCTGGCCGCCCGGTTCGGCTACATCCATATCCAGGACCGCTCGTCCATGTTGCCGCCGCTGTTGCTCGATCCGCCGGCCGGGGCGCGGGTGCTCGACATGTGCGCCGCGCCGGGCGGCAAAACCGGGTTTCTGGCCCAGCTTGTGGGGCCGACAGGGTTTGTCCTTGGCAACGAGCCGTCCCCGGACCGTCTGGCGACGCTGAGACAGACGCTTTTGCGGGAGAATCTGGCCAATACGGCCACCTGCGCCCAGACCGATCTGTCGCCGTTTTTTCCGGAGGGGGCGTTCACCCACATTCTGCTCGACCCGCCGTGCAGCGGCTGGGGCACGCTGGATAAGAACCCCCAGGCGGCGCGTATCTGGAGCGGGGACAAGGTCGCGCCGCTTATCGCCTTGCAGCGAAAGCTTTTGGAAACGGCGGCGCGGCTGCTGGTTCCGGGCGGGCGGCTGCTGTATTCCACCTGCACCACCAATGTCGTGGAAAACGAGGACCAGACGCGTTTCGCACTGGACCATCTGCCCCTTGCGCCGTTGCCGCTG contains these protein-coding regions:
- a CDS encoding RsmB/NOP family class I SAM-dependent RNA methyltransferase, with translation MPQSDPAHCSDAVPAGTGRSFRLVCPARDIPLVEALLAATGHRGAPEPFSPCCRRLADEPTPLGSSLAARFGYIHIQDRSSMLPPLLLDPPAGARVLDMCAAPGGKTGFLAQLVGPTGFVLGNEPSPDRLATLRQTLLRENLANTATCAQTDLSPFFPEGAFTHILLDPPCSGWGTLDKNPQAARIWSGDKVAPLIALQRKLLETAARLLVPGGRLLYSTCTTNVVENEDQTRFALDHLPLAPLPLTPPEGFVFEAPHRDDVSGVLRVDSRASAAQGFYMALYEKTGGAAAADEADGELPGTPVPEKALVASGCDLAGLPPGKVMAFGDKAFFLHAGAAAIPAGLRYQGHQVGTYRAGVFRPQARARLFLSREAQGAGLNEEALCRIEALLAGQSLPAGDLPARPGLFFRGLPLGFLARKGARLLWSDR
- a CDS encoding DedA family protein, which gives rise to MDFLLQLVDIVLHVDKHLSIIATDYGTWTYFILFMIIFCETGLVVTPFLPGDSLLFATGALCGAGVLNPNIIFILLVTAAFLGDNVNYWIGRRVGPAVFEREKTRFFKKEYLLRAHAFYERHGGKTVILARFVPIVRTFSPFVAGIARMTYAKFLAYSIGGAILWVGIFVYVGYFFGNLPFIKRNFSVAIIAVIFISILPGIIEYIRHRRRAAAEAAE